The Thermoplasmata archaeon genome includes a region encoding these proteins:
- a CDS encoding ATPase domain-containing protein, which yields LGGDSQMLGNEGFLVDGIVMLGLDHSHGKLVRYLQVEKMRAVDHSMEKHAIEPRKGGLTVLGPIFDTGGSPT from the coding sequence TCTCGGCGGCGACAGCCAGATGCTCGGCAACGAGGGCTTCCTGGTGGACGGCATTGTCATGCTCGGACTGGACCACTCCCACGGGAAGCTCGTGCGCTACCTCCAGGTGGAGAAGATGCGCGCGGTCGACCACTCCATGGAGAAACACGCGATCGAACCTAGGAAGGGCGGTCTTACCGTGCTGGGGCCGATCTTCGATACGGGGGGAAGCCCCACATGA
- a CDS encoding zinc ribbon domain-containing protein, whose translation MADGSILDALDALKKLEESIKTRDAEFKDREAALQERETKLAEDRQSLDQEKAGLAEERDALSGREKGMRAREKELEQQERALDQRNEELESTKQKVLSKEQGLVQREEELAKRLESLVKREDDIAKRHEESAAHANEIASRKGEIAQRQEQLLKVLEDHKAALESQIAKGRQQLDQEKALAAEEQALAQSRTRIADETRRLAEREKQLLALEQSLRTQQTQPGQASAPTAATAPRPAGPAPAPAAARPQPAVSPQPTPQPAAAKPATKPMVQVQPEVKEEPAGAEVPCPACGTMISSDAIMCYACGHRLQEEEVTEETSAEGELPCPSCGTMISSDAIMCYACGHRLSPEDDKSGRKAQVSTVKKVLKKKVI comes from the coding sequence ATGGCCGATGGATCGATCTTGGACGCGCTGGACGCACTGAAGAAGCTTGAGGAGAGCATCAAGACTCGGGACGCGGAATTCAAGGACCGCGAGGCGGCTCTCCAGGAGCGAGAGACCAAACTCGCCGAGGACCGGCAGTCCCTGGACCAGGAGAAGGCGGGCCTCGCGGAGGAGCGGGACGCGCTCTCCGGCCGCGAGAAGGGCATGCGGGCCCGCGAGAAGGAGCTCGAGCAGCAGGAACGCGCGCTCGATCAGCGGAACGAGGAACTCGAATCGACGAAGCAGAAGGTGCTGTCCAAGGAGCAAGGCCTCGTCCAGCGCGAAGAGGAGCTCGCGAAGCGCCTCGAGTCCCTCGTGAAGCGCGAGGACGACATCGCGAAACGCCACGAGGAGTCCGCGGCCCACGCCAACGAAATCGCCTCCCGCAAAGGTGAGATTGCCCAACGACAAGAACAGCTCCTGAAGGTTCTCGAGGACCACAAGGCCGCCCTCGAGAGCCAGATCGCCAAGGGGCGTCAGCAGCTCGATCAGGAGAAAGCATTGGCCGCGGAGGAGCAGGCCCTCGCCCAGAGCCGGACCCGAATCGCGGACGAGACGCGGCGGCTCGCGGAGAGGGAGAAGCAGCTCCTAGCGCTCGAGCAAAGCCTGCGAACGCAGCAGACGCAACCGGGCCAGGCTTCCGCTCCCACCGCGGCGACCGCCCCTCGACCGGCAGGACCGGCCCCGGCTCCTGCGGCGGCCCGACCCCAGCCGGCCGTTTCGCCGCAGCCCACCCCCCAACCGGCGGCCGCCAAGCCCGCCACGAAGCCCATGGTCCAAGTGCAGCCTGAGGTCAAGGAGGAACCTGCCGGGGCCGAGGTACCGTGTCCCGCGTGCGGGACGATGATCTCGAGCGACGCGATCATGTGCTACGCCTGCGGTCACCGCTTGCAGGAAGAGGAGGTCACGGAAGAGACCTCGGCGGAGGGCGAGCTCCCGTGTCCGTCGTGCGGGACGATGATCTCGAGCGACGCGATCATGTGCTACGCCTGCGGTCACCGGCTGTCCCCCGAAGACGACAAATCAGGCAGGAAGGCCCAGGTCTCGACCGTCAAGAAGGTCCTCAAGAAGAAGGTCATCTAG